The DNA sequence GCAGCGCCCTGGTAATGGTCGGCACGGCGCTCCTGGTGCGGCTGCCCGTGGACGGCAGCTTCCCGGTCGACCTGCTGCCCGGGCTGGCGATCATGGGTTTCGGCCTGCCGTGCTGCTTCGTCTCGCTGACCGCGCTGGGCGTGTCGGCCGCGCCGCCCGCCGACTCCGGCGTGGCTTCGGGCCTGCTCAACACGTTCAGCCAGACCGGTGCGGCACTCGGCGTGGCCACCCTGGTGACGGTCGCGGCGACGCGGACCGCCGACCTCGCGGAGTCGGGACGACCCGTCGCCGACTCGCTGACCGCCGGCTTCCGCTTCGGCTTCGGCTTCGCGACCGCGGTCGCCGCGGCCAACCTCCTGCTCGGGCTCTTGGCGCTCGTGCGGGCGCGCAGGCGGGCGGCGGCCACCTCGACCTGACCCCGGAGGGGGACGCACCATGACGCAACCGCACGAGTTGACCGCGCTGGAGCAGGCCCGGGCGGTGCGCGACGGACAGCTCACGCCCTTCGAGCTCGTCGAGCACCACCTGGACCGCATCGATCGGCTCGACGGTGAGGTCGGCGCCTACCTCGCCGTCACCGCCGACCGGGCGCGGGCCGAGGCCGCCGCGGCGCTGGTGGCCCTGCGCGACGGCGAGGACGTGTCCCCCCTGCACGGCGTGCCGATCGCGGTCAAGGACAACGTGGCGGTGGCGGGCGTGCGCTTCACCTCCGGGTCGGCCGCGCACGCCGATCGCGTGGCCGAGCACGACGACGACGTGGTGGTGAGGTTGCGCCGGTCCGGCATGGCGCTGCTCGGCAAGACGAACCTGGGCGAGTTCGCCCTGCCCTGCTACACCGAGAACGCCATCGCGCCGCCGACGCGCAACCCGTGGGACCCCCGGCGCACGCCGGGCGGCTCCAGCGGCGGGTCGGCGGCCGCCGTGGCGGCGGGCCTGGCGCCGCTCGCGCACGGCACCGACCTGGGCGGCTCGATCCGCATCCCGGCCTCGGCGTGCGGCCTGGTCGGTGTCAAGCCCAGCCGCGGGCTGGTGGACGACGGCACCGGCCCGGACCCGTTCGGCCTGTCCGTCGACGGACCGCTCGCGCGCACCGTCGGGGACGCCGCGGCGCTGCTCGACGTGCTGGCGGGCGCGGCACCCGGCGGCCCGCGGGCGGGCTCGTTGCTCGACCACGCCCGCCGCGACCCCGGTCGGCTGCGGATCGCCGCCATGGCCACGCCGATGGTGCCGGATGTCGAACCGCACCCCGACTGCGTGGCCGCGCACCGCACGACCGGTGAGCTGCTGGAGCAGCTGGGCCACCACGTCGACGAGGTGGTGGTTCCCGCGGACTACGCGCTGGTGGAGGCGTTCGGCGCGGTGCTGGCGGTCGTCGCCGCGCTGCCGCCGGTGGCGGACGAGGACGCGACCATGCCGTTCACCCGCTACCTGCGGGAGCTGTCCGGCGGGGTGACCGGGGTGCGGCTGGCGCGGGCGGTCGGGGCGTTCCGGCTGGCCGGCAGACGCCTCGCGCGCGAGCTGTACGGCCACTACGACGTGGTGCTGAGCCCGACGCTGGCCGAACCGCCCGGCATCCTCGGCTCGTTGCGCGACGACGCCGATCCGGCGGCCGAGTTCGGGCGGATGGCCGCGTTCATGCCGTACACGGCCCTGGCGAACATCTGCGGCCTGCCGAGCGTCAACGTGCCGGGCTGCTGGAACGACGAGGGCCTGCCGATCGGCGTGATGCTCACGGGCCGGCACGGCGAGGACGCCACGCTGATCGCCTTGGCGGCGCGGCTGGAGTCGGCGCGCCCGTGGTCGGGCCGGACCGCCGCGCCCCGATGAGGTCAGGCGCGCAGCTCGGTGGCGGCGCGCGAGGTCGTCACCACCCGGCCGACCGTCATCACCACCTGCTCGTCCACCACCGACCGCCCGCCGAACACGGTGGTCGGTCCCGCGGCCGACAGCAGCCGCACTTCGTGCCGGACGACGCAGCCGGGCGTGACCGGGTGGTGGAACCCGACGTCAGCGATGGCGCCGAACAGGACCACGGCCCCCGTCGTGGCAGCCGGGTCCGGCTCACCCCAGCGCGCCAGCAGCACGGCGGCCTGGCACCACGACTCGACCAGCAGGGTCGACGGGTAGTCGACCGGGTCACCCGGCGCGAGGTCGGTGTAGCAGGGTTCGTTGACACTGACCGCCTTGACCGCCGTCAGCGACTTCCCCGGCACGACCTCCACCACCCGGTCCACCAGCAGGACCGGGTGGCGGTGCGGGAGGATCCGGATCACATCGGCGGCGCTCACGTCGTCGTCCTCTCCGTCGACCCGTGCCCGACCTCGTACCGCAGCCTCACGCGGGCGACCGGGCCTTCCGGGCCGGCGATCGCCACGTCGCAGCGCAGGGTCGAGGCGTCGGCGCCGGGTCGCCACTCCAGTCGCGCGGTCAGCTCCGCGCCCGGCGGCACGGGAGCCAGGAACCTCGCCTGCTCGACGGCGGCCCACCGCGCGGCGGCCCCGTCCGGACCCGGGAGGGTCGCGTGAGCCGCGCGGTGGGCGAACTCGACCAACGACACGCCCGGGAGGATCGGGAAACCCGGGTAGTGCCCGGCGAACACCGGGTCGGCCGGGTCGACCACCGTCCTCGCGACGGTGGTCGACCCGGTGCGCTCGACCACTTCGACGGCCGGGCCGCGCCGGTCCAGGAAGCCGCGGGCCCGCTGCGCACGATCGGCCACCGGTCAGCTCCCCGCCGGCACGAACGTGCCGAAGCTCGCGACGGCGTCCGGCCACGCCAGGGTGACCGCACCCCAGGTCAACCCGCCGCCGAAGGCCACCGCCAAGACCTGGTCGCCCGCCTTCACCCGGCCGTCGGCCGCCGCCTGCGCCAGCAACACCGGGATCGACGCGGCGGCGGTGTTGCCGACCTCGTCGAGGTTGGCCAGCACCCTGTCCTCGGGCACCCCCAGGCGGTGCGCCACCGCCGCGCAGATGCGCATGTTGGCCTGGTGCGGCGCGAGGTGGTCGATGTCGCCGACGGTCAGCCCCGCACGGGCCAGCGCGTCGAGGGAAACCTCCGCCATGCGCTCGACGGCCTGCCGGAAGACCTCCTTGCCGCGCATCTTGAAGTAGTGCTCGCCAGGGGCGGCGGCCAGGCCGGAGGACCGCTGCCGCGACCCGCCGGCCGGGATCTGGATCAGGTCGGCGCCGATGCCGTCGCTGCCGAGCACGCACGGGCCCACCGCGCCCGGCGCTCCTGGTCCGGCCGCGCCGAGCACCACCGCCCCCGCACCGTCGCCGAAGATCACGGCCGTGCCCCGGTCCTGCGGGTCGAGGATGGTGGAGAAGGTCTCCGCCGCGATCAGCAGCACGGTGCGCGCCGCGCCGCTGGCGATCAGGCCCACGCCGTTGGCCAAGCCGTAGAGGAACCCGGTGCACACCGCGGCCACGTCGTGGGCCGGCGTGCCCACCAGGCCCAGCCTGGCCGCCACCTCGGGGGCCACCGCGGGGCACAGCCGGTCGGGTGTCGTGGTGGCCACGATCACCGCGTCCACAGTGGACACACCCGCCGAGCGCAGGGCCCGTGCGCCGGCGTCGACCGCGAGGTCCGACGTGGCCGTGCCAGGCTCGACCCACCGCCGGGCACCGATGCCGGTGCGCGACCGGATCCACTCGTCCGACGTGTCGAGCCGGGTGGCCAGGTCGTCGTTGGTGACCACCCGGCCCGGCAGGCTGCCGCCCACGCCGAGCACCACCGCTCCGGTCATCGGGCCGTCTCCCCGCGCGGTGCGGTCGACCATGTCGTGATCATCCTGTCGTCCCCCTTCAGCACGAGCCGCTCACGGCTTCGCGATGGCGAGCACCGCGTTCTGCCCACCGAATCCGAACGAGTTGCTCAGCACGAGGTCGAGCGCGCGCGGGACCTCCGCGGTCGCCACGTCGATCTCCAACCGCGGGTCGAGCGTGTCGAGGTTCGCGGTCGGCGGAACGAGGCCGTGCTCGACCGAGAGCACCGAGAAGGCCGCCTCGGCCGCGCCCGCAGCGCCCAGCAGGTGCCCGGTCACGCCCTTGGTCGAGGTGACCAGCGGTTTGCCGGGCAGCAGCTCGGCCAGCAACCGCCCTTCCACCAGGTCGTTCAGGGGCGTCGACGTGCCGTGCGCGTTGACGTGGTCGACGTCGCCGGGTGCGGCGTCCGCGTCGACCAACGCCCCGAGCAACGCCGTCCGCACACCGCGTCCCCGCGGATGCGGGTTCGTGATGTGGTGCGCGTCGGCGCTCGCCCCGTAGCCGACGATCCGCGCCCGCACGCGCCTGCCCTCGGCCCGCGCGTCCCGGGCGCGTTGCAGCACCAGCACGGCCGCGCCTTCACCGGCGACGAACCCGTCCCGCCCGGCGTCGAACGGGCGCGACGCCGCGGCCGGGTCCTCCGTGGTGGACAACGCTCCCATGCGGGCGAATCCCGCCATGGTCAGCGGGTTGAGCAGCGCCTCGGCACCGCCCGCCAGCACCACGTCGCACCGCCCCGCGGTGAGCAGGTCGCACGCCGTGCCGATGGCGGTGGCGCCGGACGCGCAGGCGGTCGACACCACCAGATTCGGACCCAGCACGCCGAGGTCCATCGCGACCTGCCCCGCCACCATGTTCGGCAGGTGCATCGGCAGCAGCAGCGGCGACACGCCCGCGGCGCCCTCGCGGACCAGCACACCGTGCTGCCGCTCGAAGGTCTCGCCACCGCCGGACGCGGTGCCGATCACCACGCCCACCCGCATCGGGTCCCAGGCGTCGGCACCGAAGCCCGCGTCCGCGACCGCCTCGCGGGCCGCGACGAGCGCGAGCTGCGCGAACCGGTCGAGCCGCACCGCCCGACGGGCGCCGAGAAGCGCGTCGGCGTCGAAGTCCGGGACGCGGCAGGAGATCGACACCTCGTTCGCGGCGAGCGCCGGGTCGTGGGCCGCGGTCGAGCGGCCCGCACGCACCGCGGCCCAGCTCGCCTCGACGCCCACCCCGCCCGGCGTCACCAGGCCCAGCCCGGTGACGGCGATGTCGAGCCCGCTCACCGGCCGGCCCCGCGCCGCTCCTCCATGAGCGCCACGATGTCGCCCACCGTCTCCACGTCCTGCAGCTCCTCGTCGCTGATGTGCAGGCCGTGCTCCTTGCCCAGGACCATGGACAACTCGACCACGGCCAGCGAGTCGAGTTCCAGGTCGTCCTTGGTCGCCTCCGGAGTGACCTGCTCCGGCGCGATCTTCAAAGTCTCGACGAGAATGTTCTTCAAAGTTTCGTACACGACCACGGTCTCCTCACTCGCGTGCGTTTCACGGACAATCGGACAGCATGACCCCGAACACCGTCCCAGAGGGCCGCCGCCATCCGCTCAGTCACCGTCGACCGCAGCCCGAAGGATATCGGCAAGCGGTTTTGCGCGATGCGCGAAAACAATCAAACACAACGATTTCATCGTTTATCCAGCGCAGGCCCACACTCCCGCACCACTCATAAGAACACGCGTGTGACCAGCGCAAACAGCAGCACATCTCCGTGCGCACACCTTACCGCGCGCACGATCAGACCTTATGTGAACCCACCTCTACACGCACATTCGCCCCCCGATCAAAGACATCGCTGCCACACCACTACCTATACAGGTAATGGTATCGACGGCCGTTCGGACATGTCAACGGCCGAGCAATTGTTTTGACCGGCCGGACAGGCTCAGGCGAAGCGGTAGACCACCGAGCCGAGCGCGCACAGTTCACGCTCTTCGGCGGCGAAC is a window from the Saccharothrix saharensis genome containing:
- a CDS encoding amidase, with product MTQPHELTALEQARAVRDGQLTPFELVEHHLDRIDRLDGEVGAYLAVTADRARAEAAAALVALRDGEDVSPLHGVPIAVKDNVAVAGVRFTSGSAAHADRVAEHDDDVVVRLRRSGMALLGKTNLGEFALPCYTENAIAPPTRNPWDPRRTPGGSSGGSAAAVAAGLAPLAHGTDLGGSIRIPASACGLVGVKPSRGLVDDGTGPDPFGLSVDGPLARTVGDAAALLDVLAGAAPGGPRAGSLLDHARRDPGRLRIAAMATPMVPDVEPHPDCVAAHRTTGELLEQLGHHVDEVVVPADYALVEAFGAVLAVVAALPPVADEDATMPFTRYLRELSGGVTGVRLARAVGAFRLAGRRLARELYGHYDVVLSPTLAEPPGILGSLRDDADPAAEFGRMAAFMPYTALANICGLPSVNVPGCWNDEGLPIGVMLTGRHGEDATLIALAARLESARPWSGRTAAPR
- a CDS encoding 3-hydroxyacyl-ACP dehydratase FabZ family protein, producing the protein MSAADVIRILPHRHPVLLVDRVVEVVPGKSLTAVKAVSVNEPCYTDLAPGDPVDYPSTLLVESWCQAAVLLARWGEPDPAATTGAVVLFGAIADVGFHHPVTPGCVVRHEVRLLSAAGPTTVFGGRSVVDEQVVMTVGRVVTTSRAATELRA
- a CDS encoding 3-hydroxyacyl-ACP dehydratase FabZ family protein — translated: MADRAQRARGFLDRRGPAVEVVERTGSTTVARTVVDPADPVFAGHYPGFPILPGVSLVEFAHRAAHATLPGPDGAAARWAAVEQARFLAPVPPGAELTARLEWRPGADASTLRCDVAIAGPEGPVARVRLRYEVGHGSTERTTT
- a CDS encoding beta-ketoacyl-ACP synthase III, producing MVDRTARGDGPMTGAVVLGVGGSLPGRVVTNDDLATRLDTSDEWIRSRTGIGARRWVEPGTATSDLAVDAGARALRSAGVSTVDAVIVATTTPDRLCPAVAPEVAARLGLVGTPAHDVAAVCTGFLYGLANGVGLIASGAARTVLLIAAETFSTILDPQDRGTAVIFGDGAGAVVLGAAGPGAPGAVGPCVLGSDGIGADLIQIPAGGSRQRSSGLAAAPGEHYFKMRGKEVFRQAVERMAEVSLDALARAGLTVGDIDHLAPHQANMRICAAVAHRLGVPEDRVLANLDEVGNTAAASIPVLLAQAAADGRVKAGDQVLAVAFGGGLTWGAVTLAWPDAVASFGTFVPAGS
- a CDS encoding beta-ketoacyl-[acyl-carrier-protein] synthase family protein; this translates as MSGLDIAVTGLGLVTPGGVGVEASWAAVRAGRSTAAHDPALAANEVSISCRVPDFDADALLGARRAVRLDRFAQLALVAAREAVADAGFGADAWDPMRVGVVIGTASGGGETFERQHGVLVREGAAGVSPLLLPMHLPNMVAGQVAMDLGVLGPNLVVSTACASGATAIGTACDLLTAGRCDVVLAGGAEALLNPLTMAGFARMGALSTTEDPAAASRPFDAGRDGFVAGEGAAVLVLQRARDARAEGRRVRARIVGYGASADAHHITNPHPRGRGVRTALLGALVDADAAPGDVDHVNAHGTSTPLNDLVEGRLLAELLPGKPLVTSTKGVTGHLLGAAGAAEAAFSVLSVEHGLVPPTANLDTLDPRLEIDVATAEVPRALDLVLSNSFGFGGQNAVLAIAKP
- a CDS encoding acyl carrier protein, yielding MYETLKNILVETLKIAPEQVTPEATKDDLELDSLAVVELSMVLGKEHGLHISDEELQDVETVGDIVALMEERRGAGR